The Danio rerio strain Tuebingen ecotype United States chromosome 10, GRCz12tu, whole genome shotgun sequence genome contains a region encoding:
- the or41a1 gene encoding odorant receptor 108-2 encodes MQNAISSGQNSSIIQPAGFYIVALSSVPYSNVYVMFLTVLYVITVICNVFLISIIVYDQRLHVPKFMAVGNLAVVDLILSTSLVPGMIKIYIVLDNFMPFKLCLVQMYTYYTFLKVEALSLCILSYDRFIAICFPLRHESINTNTRMTYIICVSWFLSFSISLYGTLSIPALSFCGSLQVNSYFCDYAPVLRVACSDTASQFNFGTASNILFVIIPFAFIFLTYAGILYAVFRMKNNQSRFKALATCTEHLILVALFFFPIVIIFSLGLFGYIINSNVRSVCLSMTSLLTPCVNPILYSLKTKEIRSRVYFLLPQRLSVHPLKSAQ; translated from the coding sequence CTATGTCATGTTCCTCACCGTGCTGTATGTGATCACAGTCATATGCAATGTCTTTCTGATCTCCATTATTGTCTATGATCAGCGTCTGCATGTGCCAAAGTTCATGGCTGTTGGTAATCTGGCTGTGGTTGATCTTATTCTCAGCACTTCTCTGGTGCCTGGCATGATTAAGATTTACATCGTTCTTGACAATTTTATGCCGTTCAAGCTGTGTCTTGTGCAAATGTACACTTACTATACGTTTTTAAAAGTAGAGGCACTTTCCCTGTGTATTCTCTCTTATGACCGGTTCATTGCCATCTGTTTTCCTTTAAGACACGAATCCATAAACACAAACACCAGAATGACTTATATTATCTGTGTAAGCTGGTTCCTTTCTTTTAGTATATCACTATACGGCACTTTATCCATCCCAGCTCTCTCATTCTGTGGCTCTCTCCAGGTCAACAGCTATTTTTGTGATTACGCTCCTGTTTTAAGAGTTGCCTGCAGCGACACGGCATCTCAGTTTAACTTTGGCACTGCCTCAAATATACTTTTTGTTATTATaccatttgcttttattttcctCACATACGCGGGTATACTGTATGCTGTTTTCAGAATGAAGAATAACCAGAGCCGCTTTAAAGCACTGGCCACATGCACTGAGCACCTCATATTAGTGGCCCTATTCTTTTTTCCCATTGTGATTATCTTCAGTCTTGGGTTATTTGGGTATATTATAAACTCTAACGTAAGATCAGTGTGTTTATCTATGACATCTCTCCTCACACCTTGTGTGAATCCTATCCTCTACTCACTGAAAACCAAGGAGATTCGAAGCAGGGTGTATTTTTTGTTACCGCAGAGACTCTCTGTTCATCCTCTCAAAAGTGCACAATAA